Genomic DNA from Theobroma cacao cultivar B97-61/B2 chromosome 3, Criollo_cocoa_genome_V2, whole genome shotgun sequence:
ACCTCTAGATAGTAgtagttttattatattcattttctGATTTATAACACTTCTGCGATTTTATTCATAAGTCTAATTTTGATAGATAAATGTTATATTATACAATAAGAGGTAATCTTCTCTCATTCCAAAAAAATTATCTCCCTTTTTAGAATCCAAACCCGAAACTTAATAAGTTGATATTTGTAAGTTATAATTTGGATGTCCTCTTGTAAAACCAATTCATTTACAAATTACAcacttaaaataaaactagtataatatatataatcaaattaagCAATTCTTGAGCAAAAGTCACTATATTGCATCCCTCCAAATTGTTAGAtgggtaaaataaaattaaaaaacaaagaaaccaCCAAGCCAAAATGCACCTTAAATTTGAATGGTAACATGTtcctttcaattttctttccatACAACCACAAGAGATACGTGCCAAAACTATTCACAATACAATTGTTCAGAGGCGGAGCCTCCTTATGTGATGGGGGGgccaatttaatttttttttacatatcatataaaatttttaacttttttaataaattttcttaatggccccaaaataattttttatttaataatcaatacaaataaagaataacaaattaaataatttcatatgcgtgactcaattttaatatatatttttttgttttttctatcaatttattttattatttatatttatttatttatttatttctattctaTTTACTCATATATTCTAAATCtctatagattttttttttcataaatttctaTAAACCATCaatcatattctttttctttctttttttattatgtcatattTAGATTCCATCTTATACTTGttatattcttctttttttgttatgtagattttattttttatgattttaatctttaaaaataaataaattattatgtaatttttaaatataagttGCAGTGTTGCACTActgtttaaaatttcatcaatatattatttttttatttaaaataaccAATACACTCTAGCATGTAtgttgtaaaatttaaataacaatGATATACATACAAATTGGTAGAATGAAATAATTGTATTTCTTTCaatacaattttatttattatatattcttAACAGctctcaaaatattttttttatttaataattagtttttgTTCCTCAAactgtttgataaaattagagtCATTATAGCTAGCATATTGCTAGTTAAGCCCAGTAAATATATTCTAAACTAATATGTTAAGtatatcaaatttaaaaaatataaaagtgaGTATAGTAATCCAAAcccattaaattttaatataaatctaagcttatcataacatattatatcttAACAGTTCAATCTAATGGCTTataataacatattatatctcAATAGTTAAACTATATAACCTAATATGTTAATCAGTAATTTAAGAggtaaatagaaaataaaagaagagttAGAATACACAAGGCAAAGAGACAATTCATtggaatttgaaaaattattttctcttccACTCTTATGCGCAAAGAGTGAGAGAGACTCCTTTCATGCTTCCATtcagttatatatatatatatatatatgataactctattacatAGAGTTATCATACAGTTTTGCGGAGCATAAAttctactttttcttttagtttccTACTTAGTCCTTAGcatattttcatgctttttagTAGATGTTAACTTTTAGGGTGCTTAGTGTCATTTAGACCATTTGagcttcatttctttttaaaatccCTCAAACCAACCTCTCactaatgttaatttttaatgttgaAGGAATCTTGGAGCCGAAAGAGAAGCTAAAGGTGAGGACACAACAACTCTGCACTAGGGAGCTTGACGGAGGAGATCATGGAAGTAGAAAGTCAAAAATTGAAGATCCAAGAACCACCTGgcagagagtttctcgctgcagcaagaacaGGGCATAATGGGGCAGAAGGattttcgttgcagtgagaatccaatctcgctgcagcaaaaatgaagAACACAACTAAGTCAGCTCTTAGCTCGCTGCAACCAGAATACGTCAGAAAAGAGGAATATTCTGGGCTTGAGATCCTAGGTCAAGGCTGAATGAGAGGGGAGTATAAAAGGGGAATTTTTGCATAGAAAACGAGGAGATTCGGGGGAGACATTTCGAGCAAGAGGAGGCTAAAGCAAAAATGGGAAAGAGGAGAAGATTCGAGGGCTGAAGCTTGTAAAGCTGCAACAgaaaatctctctctctttctctagatttgaatctttctctctctatctcaTTTTGTAAAGCAATGTTCTTGTTTGCTGTATTGTGTACTCTTCTTTGTGAAATGTTGAGCTAAACACATTCATCTAGGATTATGGTTAACTTTATTATTTAGTTTGGATCTTGTTTGGTTGGTTGCTTAGTCTTAATGCAAATCTTGATGTTTACTCAAGTTGGAATCTATTTACCATTTAATTGATTGATCACCGATTAAATGTGGTAAAGTATTTGGATGATACTTGAAAAAGTTAATCTAAATTAGACCTAGGCTTGAGTAAAGTGTGttcaaaacacttaaaaatgaATCTTAGTGCTTTGATGTGTAGTTAGGGTAGAAATACAACTAATCACCACACTTAGTTAATTTGGAAGTCTTAAACTTaaagagtttaaattatttgtCTCCTATAAACATATAAGGATGCAAATAAATTAAGCAAGTGTGTAATACCTCGACGGAGGATTACACACAACTCAAGATCCTTGactaatatcaaaatttcattgagATTAAGTAGCTAACCAAGCCCAATTCCAAATGAAGTAATAGAGgacaccataatcctagaGTATTAGACCATTGATTCTATTTCACTTTACCACTTGCATTACTTAGAGTagatttagttaattagattacattttttatttagtcatagttcaaaaatttgtttctttgataaaattagattgtgttaatttttgtaattagcACAATTTTTAGATCAACTCCTTGAGGATCGACACTTTAACTTATCACTTTATTACTTGTTGCGATCGTGTCCACTTGCATGTAATCATTGCTTGTATGTTGCATTTAATTTGGGCATATCACATTTTGCATAAGCaagattaatattattttaagcaagcaacaatatatatatgacaCCATGATGCTGtcaatatgtatttttttgtATGTCCAATatcttgtaaattttatttaattatttagatgagtgataattgaattatatataaagttatatttgattgtttaatgTCTCTTtctgtttgatttttttttaaaatgttctAACTCCGCCTCTGcaattattttacatttttaaagtGAAACATTTATCGATGATCAAGTTTCTAATTGGCTTGGTCTTTCTatatactccaaattaatttgtCCACTTTCACCAAAGTTAGGAGGCCGTAAAATCATATCTTTTCTGCACTATATGTGTCGATATGTATCTCTTCTTCTCGGGTCATCGGCTTATACCGGTACCAAAATTCCATTAGCCACTATGTCGACGCGTTAAGGCCGACAACACGAGCATGGCTTCCCATTGCCTGCGATTTTGCTTGGGGATCACAAGTCTACGTCTTTCACCCAACGTATAGTCAAAGTAAATCCGCCAATCATTCCACTCCAATCCCATCTCTCACGTCGCCATGGACTTTGTatagtttgagaaaaaatggTGCTCACCGAAATCAACTCTCTCCCCAAGTCAAATAATTCTTCACAGCCCACTCCCCCTTCTCTCTTCATGATTGTATATTCTGACAAGTTGATAAATTTATACTACACAATTTTCtatcatttcattttctagGAAATATCCTTCATGTTTTGCTTCATCATCCTTTGAATGTTTCTATTTTAGCTTATGCAGAGTTgactccttttttttctccttataAAGAAGCTAGCTTTGTTGTAACGAGTTGTGAACTACCTTCTTGTGCTACCTAGTTTTGGGTTGAAAGAAGAGTGGTGAGAAGGTATGGGAAACCCTGATGCAGACCATTCTGCGTACGAGTCTCAACAGATTCAAACGGAATACGAGCTACAGCCTCAGGAATATGAGCCGAACCAGGAAGCTGCACCGATTCCTGATCAATATTTAGCGGCAACTTATCAGAACAATCAACAGGGGCAGCAGTACCAGGCTCAGCAGATGGGCACAGTTGGAAATGATCCTCAGACCCAGGAACATCAGTTCCAGCCACAGCAGCAGCCACCACCGGCTCAGCAGCAGCCAGTGCAATACCCCCCACCGCAGCAGCCAGCACCAGCTCAGCAGCAGCCAACACAATATCCCCCACAGCAGCAGCCGACACAATACCCTCCACCGCAGCCTAACCAAGCCTATCCTCCACCCCAGCCGGCACAATACCCACCCCAAAACTTGCAAAACAATCCAATGTATCAAAATAGGCCGAACCCGAACCAGCCTGCAGCATATCCACCACAGCCAGTGCAGTACCCGCCCAAGAGCCAGCCAACCAATCAGATGTACTCAAATGTAAGCCCAGCGGTGATGCAACCTCAGACCGTCTACGCTCCTAACGCTTCACCACAAGCATTTCCTCAACCTGCTTACCTGCCTCAACAGGGTACGGGTATGCCCCTTGCATCACCACATAACCCCGGTGGTCAACCTGCTGCTGTAGCAGGAATCCCAGTTGCTGGAGACGGTTGGAGAAGTGGCCTTTTCCATTTCATGGATGATCCAATGAATGGTAAAGCTCCTCCTTTTTCACGTTTCACTATGTTCTGTACATGGGTGCATACACAGACAAAGAAAAACTACACACGTCGTGGGGTCGTTGACTCCTTGCACTGTGCTTTTGTTTTCATATTAACAGGCCACAAACAATTGATACTGTAGTATATTTGTCtcacacattttttttttttacttatggAAGTTATAAAGAAAGGAATTTACTGAATGAGCCAAGAGTTGGCTACCGAGTCACAATGAGATTATTTGTCTCATTTGAAGCAGTAAAAGTTATTAATTCAACTTTAaacattatatttataaataaattgatctttataaatcgaatcttttaattatctaatgaatatttgtcatgtcaattgtcaagtaagaaaaataaatctagAGATAACAATATAACGGCAAATACCGTTCAAgttgataaaattatattaaaatcaaataaaataaaaaaattataaaaataaaaatatatggtatatatatatataaataatttttttattaaaaaaataatttgtataGATGCATCACTGAGGATCCgactaatttttatttattgttactGCTTTCAGCTCTAGTGACAGCCTTTTTCCCATGCTTGACATTCGGCCAGATCGCTGAAATTGTGGATGATGGCCACACAAGTAAGTAAAGAAGTCTTTTAGCATTCTTTCCCATGCATCCATTAATATATTTCTGATtcttttttagaattttgaagtttttttaTAACATCCAAATGTTCAATggtttttaataataaataaaataaaagaattatgaaaaattgatATGATAAAATACAAGTGAGAATATTAAGTGTTCAAAAAAGGAGTACATATCGTTTTGAgatgtcaatatatatatagtgttTTAAAAAGGGTaggaaatttaattttcatgcatGGTGTTGGAACAGCTTGTGGAACCAGTGGACTGCTCTATGGTGCGATCGCCTTCTTAATTGGAATGCCATGCCTATTGTCATGCACCTACCGGACCAAACTAAGAAACAAGTTCGGGCTCCCGGAGGCTCCAGGCCCGGACTGGGTTACTCACTTCCTTTGTGAATGGTGTGCTCTTTGCCAAGAGTACAGGGAGCTTCAACATAGAGGCTGGGATCCTTCTATAGGTAAACAACACATGATCAACATTACCATGTACAGAAGAAAAATTGCATTGGAGAAACGATGTTAAATGAGTTATTAAACATGTTTGGGGGCATTTGTTTTTGTAGGATGGCAAGGAAACCTGGCAAGGAACCAGAACATGCAGCCGGCGCCGGCAATGATGGCACCAATGAACCAAAGAATGATGGCTTGATGATGAGCAATTGATTTTCCCCAATGgttttgatttgtttgttCAAGTGTTTTGTGTTTGGATTGCCTATATTTTCGAGTCAAATGctctcaatttaatttctatcgagaaaaacaaaatctcaACAATTATGTCCCGTTGTACTTGCTttctcaataaaattttgtgttAATGAATCcctataaaattttgatttgcaCATATTAATTTCAGAATTTATGAGATTTGTGtatgttttaaataatattacatatataaacaagtaaaatttacaattaacCATAATGAAACAATTCTCCACGTATATGCATAAGAAATCAATGaaaaaactaacaaataagatatttaaataaatttaacataaATGCAAACCAAATCCACACATTGTGCTacttaaatttgaaatctcttcaaaattctaaaatctCTCTTCGCCAATGAGATAAGATCTGGTTGGTTAAGACATTCTATACGGTTAGAAAAGAAAGGTGATGTCgttatgaatttaatttatttttccatttcgCTATAATTACGAAAAATTGAGGACTCATTTTCGCTGCCATGTAAGAAATTATTTACTTACATGGAAGCTAAGGtagctaaaaaataaaataaaattacattcGAGTATTGAGTTCATTTATTTGtgtatgattttatttaaaaaaaaaaatcgaatcTCTCTTCTccaaatataaaaacaaaataaaattgatgaaaaatatttttcaatgtgaataaaattttctttcccccttaaaataatatttcatcAGCTTATTATATACATTCCCCAAATCTACCTTCGTTGCCGGCATTTTGATATGTATTGAGGGAACTTCATGACAAAAACATATTATGTCTTAGTTTATTTTCTGGATGAGACAAATTAAGAACAGCAGAAAGGAGAATTACATAAATGGCAATCGATACATACAAGAAGCGcaaaagcaaacaaaattAATCCAGCCTAGCTCACTCAAATCAAACGAGCcagcaaaaaaaataaaaaaaaactaaagtaaaattaaGAGGTATTGCCCTAGCAGGATGGAGTATATATCCATGCATCAAGAATATATAAGACAGAGAATTGGGTTGAAACAGGAAGCAATCGCCATCATCACCAACACAGGAAAGCAGCCTTGATAAAGTTTTATTGCATTGAAATAAATCACCAAGGAAATATGAAGTAATCTTGACAGGAAGGTTTCCATAAAAGTCTATCCTGGTAAGCAGCTGATTCTATATCCCTATCCCtccttcaattttcattttaaaagcctgaaaatttttggtctaaatttaattgaaattttttatgtagTTTTCAATTCTTTGGTGTTATTTAATTGATGAAGTAGATTAAAGCCTTTGTGCTATTGAAAAGAATTACTTGAAGgtgccatttttttttatggaagtTACTAATGGAAGTTAACTTGAGATAGGTTACCAATAGTAAGAGTTTTATCTTATATGGATTCAATTTGATATTGAATCTTTCTATTACTTCAGATGAACTGTTATATGATCATAAATATCAATACTCTTTGGCTGAGAGAAAAGTATTATTCTCTTATAATCCCAAAATGATGTGactttttgtttgaaaattttcataactttaTAGTTAATTGTTGTTACTGTGATAACAATTTTGACTTAACAAAAATCACAAATGCCTTTTTGATAGTAATGAGTTCAACACTATACGAGCTCCCAATACTAATTGatgtagaaaataaaaattttaaagtacTTCGTCTCTTTTCATAGCTCGTCCTGGTACTTGCTTGCTCTGGACATCTAGTCGTTGTTCTGTCCACATTGaactttaaataattttctaaTGGGCTTTTCCACACTATCTTTGGGCTTTGTCCACTTTTATTGTTAGGACGAATCTAGTAAATctaaaacaaatatatatatatatatatatcatagaATCACTAGACATCCCTGTCTTCTCTATTGTTATTTAAATCTAGCATCTCTACTCAACTTAATTTGTTTCATGATACTTAAGCAAGCTGTTAATACCTACTTTAATTTAATAGAATTTTGGCCTTTGATTTCCTTTTGTATCCATCAGAGATGGAAGAACAGTGACGAGCCAACAACGGGGCAAATTAAAACAGGCCCTTCTGTTTCCGAACCTCATCATCAAGTCCAAGCAGAACCTGAGCCACAATGCCAAGCAATTGCATCGCTGCATGAACCAACTCAAAATCAAGCATCGGCAACAATCTACCAAACTCAACAAAGTACACGAGCGAATGAAACATTACCTCAGCAGCAGCTACAACAGCAACACTACCAACCACAACCTAACCAGCGGACGTATGGGCTGGTTCAGCCAGCAGCTCCACCCATGCCCGCGCAGTTTTCGCCCCAAACCGCACAAAACACTGGACCTAACGAGCATCCCCTGGAATACCCACCACTAAGCCGGCAACAAACAATCCCAATACAGCCGAATCAGGATGTAGGTGTGATCTACCAACAACAACAAGGAGTACCGCAAGCAATATATCAGCAACCTCCGCCAAGTTATCCTCAAAATTATATAGCGCCGCCTTTTGCTGCTTCGAGCTATGTATCACATTCACAAACCGTTCATGATGTTACTTACGAAGTTCCTCCACAATATGTGGTTATGCCACCATAAATTCATGGTATTGCGAGTCAAATCGGCGCTGCGTCAGGGTTTCCAGTGCCGGTTGATGGCTGGAAGACTGGCCTGTTTGATTGCATGGATGACCCAATGAATGGTACGTGATTAAATCACTAAATCCTCTTTGCACGCCGCAGCAGATTTTACGCCTGATGGATGCGATTGTTCTATATATCCATTCTGCCTTGCAGCTCTCATAACAGTTTGCTTCCCATGCGTGACATTCGGCCAGGTTGCAGAGATTGTGGACGAAGGCCATACCTGTAAGCTATAATCTTTTCTCATAGTTAATTTGCAAAATTACGtctataaattaaaatcttcttcCAAAGTGAAgaactaaaattcaaattcatccACTCCAAGTCAGCTATATATTAAAGTCATCAATGTCTGAAAATTGTGTGACAGCTTGTGGAACCAGTGGATTGCTTTACGGTTTGATTGCATTCTTCATCGGGGTTCCCTGCATACTGTCGTGCGCATACCGCACCAAACTTAGAAACAAGCTTGGGCTAGTTGAGTCTCCAGCACCGGACTGGGTTACTCACTGTTTTTGTGATTGGTGTGCTCTTTGTCAAGAATATCGAGAGCTTCAACAGAGAGGGTGGGATCCATCCATAGGTAAGAAGCAAACACAAACCATCAAACTAGCGTTATTAGTTAGGTAAATTTTGAGTTGTATAACTAGATATGATTAAAAGAGGATAGTTGAGCTTTTAATTGGCTAGTATTTGAGTTTAGGATCAAACCAGCAACAATATAGGCTTCAAGAACAGGCGTACGAAGCTTGAAACTACGCAGCAACAGAAACAATATAGGCTTGTGAAGCTTTTAACAGCACTATGAAACTTAGACAATGCCAGAGAATTAGACTTGAACAATGACAGAACAGGAGGAATGGACAAGACTAGAAGAGCTTGAAACAAACAAACAGCCAAACATAACATTCAGACTCCAATAGCACCCAGCAGCAAAAACACCCTCGGAACATAAGAAACAGGGCAGAGGGTTGAAAGAAACATTCATCAAGCACCTTGAAACCGAAGGCAAAAGCACAACACCAAAACAAAGTATAGAAGGTAGAATTCATTTAGACATATTAGTCACCAAACAAGGCACCATcaatgaaataccccatactttgatatggtgataaataaagttgatcggatgcaaattgaggtcaattaaaatgtttaaaagtgataaaaaacgaaaggagtagtttaggataaaatgatcCGCACgcgagaaaataacaataaaataataataattttatcggaggagaatttgcgAGATAAAAGGCAattcggaagtcaagtgaggcataataaggtattttgggtaccaaggagacaagataaaaattttagaataaaataatattttactaataaaataatattaaaatattaatatttagccggatgtcaaaagcagtcatgaagaaggattaTATGGTcgatctaagtgggggagaagaaatacaaataGATTTTTGTAGAAATAAGCGATAAAAGTGAAATACGCGTGTTTCGTTAAGTCGAACCAACgcggataagtaaatatttaaatattgtagTAATACCGCGTTGAGGtgcaatttttatatttcggTGGTACACACATTGAGGAAGGAAGctagataaaaattaaaatttttagacgtATTAAAAGGATCGAATTTAACATATAAAAGTTAAAGGATatgtaatgaaaattaatgagaaaaataaaatgaacatagagtaaaaaaaaaataaaataaatatattagagGACCAACATGGGTAGCtgcccatgtggtcaataaaagagtcaaagactCTTTACTTGGTGAAttggagggggggggggggggggNNNNNNNNNNNNNNNNNNNNNNNNNNNNNNNNNNNNNNNNNNNNNNNNNNNNNNNNNNNNNNNNNNNNNNNNNNNNNNNNNNNNNNNNNNNNNNNNNNNNNNNNNNNNNNNNNNNNNNNNNNNNNNNNNNNNNNNNNNNNNNNNNNNNNNNNNNNNNNNNNNNNNNNNNNNNNNNNNNNNNNNNNNNNNNNNNNNNNNNNNNNNNNNNNNNNNNNNNNNNNNNNNNNNNNNNNNNNNNNNNNNNNNNNNNNNNNNNNNNNNNNNNNNNNNNNNNNNNNNNNNNNNNNNNNNNNNNNNNNNNNNNNNNNNNNNNNNNNNNNNNNNNNNNNNNNNNNNNNNNNNNNNNNNNNNNNNNNNNNNNNNNNNNNNNNNNNNNNNNNNNNNNNNNNNNNNNNNNNNNNNNNNNNNNNNNNNNNNNNNNNNNNNNNNNNNNNNNNNNNNNNNNNNNNNNNNNNNNNNNNNNNNNNNNNNNNNNNNNNNNNNNNNNNNNNNNNNNNNNNNNNNNNNNNNNNNNNNNNNNNNNNNNNNNNNNNNNNNNNNNNNNNNNNNNNNNNNNNNNNNNNNNNNNNNNNNNNNNNNNNNNNNNNNNNNNNNNNNNNNNNNNNNNNNNNNNNNNNNNNNNNNNNNNNNNNNNNNNNNNNNNNNNNNNNNNNNNNNNNNNNNNNNNNNNNNNNNNNNNNNNNNNNNNNNNNNNNNNNNNNNNNNNNNNNNNNNNNNNNNNNNNNNNNNNNNNNNNNNNNNNNNNNNNNNNNNNNNNNNNNNNNNNNNNNNNNNNNNNNNNNNNNNNNNNNNNNNNNNNNNNNNNNNNNNNNNNNNNNNNNNNNNNNNNNNNNNNNNNNNNNNNNNNNNNNNNNNNNNNNNNNNNNNNNNNNNNNNNNNNNNNNNNNNNNNNNNNNNNNNNNNNNNNNNNNNNNNNNNNNNNNNNNNNNNNNNNNNNNNNNNNNNNNNNNNNNNNNNNNNNNNNNNNNNNNNNNNNNNNNNNNNNNNNNNNNNNNNNNNNNNNNNNNNNNNNNNNNNNNNNNNNNNNNNNNNNNNNNNNNNNNNNNNNNNNNNNNNNNNNNNNNNNNNNNNNNNNNNNNNNNNNNNNNNNNNNNNNNNNNNNNNNNNNNNNNNNNNNNNNNNNNNNNNNNNNNNNNNNNNNNNNNNNNNNNNNNNNNNNNNNNNNNNNNNNNNNNNNNNNNNNNNNNNNNNNNNNNNNNNNNNNNNNNNNNNNNNNNNNNNNNNNNNNNNNNNNNNNNNNNNNNNNNNNNNNNNNNNNNNNNNNNNNNNNNNNNNNNNNNNNNNNNNNNNNNNNNNNNNNNNNNNNNNNNNNNNNNNNNNNNNNNNNNNNNNNNNNNNNNNNNNNNNNNNNNNNNNNNNNNNNNNNNNNNNNNNNNNNNNNNNNNNNNNNNNNNNNNNNNNNNNNNNNNNNNNNNNNNNNNNNNNNNNNNNNNNNNNNNNNNNNNNNNNNNNNNNNNNNNNNNNNNNNNNNNNNNNNNNNNNNNNNNNNNNNNNNNNNNNNNNNNNNNNNNNNNNNNNNNNNNNNNNNNNNNNNNNNNNNNNNNNNNNNNNNNNNNNNNNNNNNNNNNNNNNNNNNNNNNNNNNNNNNNNNNNNNNNNNNNNNNNNNNNNNNNNNNNNNNNNNNNNNNNNNNNNNNNNNNNNNNNNNNNNNNNNNNNNNNNNNNNNNNNNNNNNNNNNNNNNNNNNNNNNNNNNNNNNNNNNNNNNNNNNNNNNNNNNNNNNNNNNNNNNNNNNNNNNNNNNNNNNNNNNNNNNNNNNNNNNNNNNNNNNNNNNNNNNNNNNNNNNNNNNNNNNNNNNNNNNNNNNNNNNNNNNNNNNNNNNNNNNNNNNNNNNNNNNNNNNNNNNNNNNNNNNNNNNNNNNNNNNNNNNNNNNNNNNNNNNNNNNNNNNNNNNNNNNNNNNNNNNNNNNNNNNNNNNNNNNNNNNNNNNNNNNNNNNNNNNNNNNNNNNNNNNNNNNNNNNNNNNNNNNNNNNNNNNNNNNNNNNNNNNNNNNNNNNNNNNNNNNNNNNNNNNNNNNNNNNNNNNNNNNNNNNNNNNNNNNNNNNNNNNNNNNNNNNNNNNNNNNNNNNNNNNNNNNNNNNNNNNNNNNNNNNNNNNNNNNNNNNNNNNNNNNttctcatttcttttgtttctaaGCTAGATTTAAGCTACCcctatattattatttttactatttatttatttattttatatatattacaaacATGTACATTCTTCTAG
This window encodes:
- the LOC18604082 gene encoding protein PLANT CADMIUM RESISTANCE 6, giving the protein MGNPDADHSAYESQQIQTEYELQPQEYEPNQEAAPIPDQYLAATYQNNQQGQQYQAQQMGTVGNDPQTQEHQFQPQQQPPPAQQQPVQYPPPQQPAPAQQQPTQYPPQQQPTQYPPPQPNQAYPPPQPAQYPPQNLQNNPMYQNRPNPNQPAAYPPQPVQYPPKSQPTNQMYSNVSPAVMQPQTVYAPNASPQAFPQPAYLPQQGTGMPLASPHNPGGQPAAVAGIPVAGDGWRSGLFHFMDDPMNALVTAFFPCLTFGQIAEIVDDGHTTCGTSGLLYGAIAFLIGMPCLLSCTYRTKLRNKFGLPEAPGPDWVTHFLCEWCALCQEYRELQHRGWDPSIGWQGNLARNQNMQPAPAMMAPMNQRMMA
- the LOC18604083 gene encoding protein PLANT CADMIUM RESISTANCE 4 codes for the protein MEAKRWKNSDEPTTGQIKTGPSVSEPHHQVQAEPEPQCQAIASLHEPTQNQASATIYQTQQSTRANETLPQQQLQQQHYQPQPNQRTYGLVQPAAPPMPAQFSPQTAQNTGPNEHPLEYPPLSRQQTIPIQPNQDVGVIYQQQQGVPQAIYQQPPPSYPQNYIAPPFAASSYVSHSQTVHDVTYEVPPQYVAASGFPVPVDGWKTGLFDCMDDPMNALITVCFPCVTFGQVAEIVDEGHTSCGTSGLLYGLIAFFIGVPCILSCAYRTKLRNKLGLVESPAPDWVTHCFCDWCALCQEYRELQQRGWDPSIGWHGNLAKRQSIQQQQHLAMMPPINQTMFA